The following are encoded together in the Ovis canadensis isolate MfBH-ARS-UI-01 breed Bighorn chromosome 2, ARS-UI_OviCan_v2, whole genome shotgun sequence genome:
- the WDR31 gene encoding WD repeat-containing protein 31 isoform X3 codes for MLLLRCHLKRALPQKVLCRLCAVMGKLQSKFKHSTYKYSRPDGFIEERIQTKAFQEYSPAHMDTVSVVAALNSDLCVSGGKDKIACIYKSSQFFSASRDKMVMMWDLQSSSQPRQQFSGHTMVVTGLTVSPDSSQLCTGSRDNTLLLWDVGTGQCAERASVSRNLVTHLCWVPGEPYILQTSEDKSIRLWDSRGLQVAHTFPTQQHIQTYCEVSEDGHKCVSCSSGFEGEGCEATLWDLRQTRSRICEYRGHFQTIASCIFLPRALASMPAIATSSHDCKVKIWNQDTGACLFTLSLDGSGPLTSLAVADTISLLCVSFSRGIHLLRVDRSQGLELREVAAF; via the exons ATGCTGCTGCTCAGGTGCCATCTGAAACGAGCTCTTCCCCAGAAGGTCTTGTGCAGGCTCTGTGCAGTGATGGGGAAACTGCAGAGCAAATTCAAACACAGCACTTACAAATACAG CAGGCCTGATGGATTTATCGAAGAGAGGATTCAAACCAAAGCCTTTCAAGAGTATAGCCCAGCTCACATGGATACCGTCTCTGTTGTTGCTGCTCTGAACTCAGACCTCTGTGTCTCCGGAGGAAAAGATAAG atAGCGTGTATTTACAAATCAAGCCAGTTCTTCAGCGCCTCTCGCGATAAGATGGTCATGATGTGGGACTTGCAGAGCTCCTCACAGCCAAGACAGCAGTTCTCTGGCCACACCATGGTGGTCACTGGACTGACCGTGAGTCCAG ATTCATCACAACTGTGTACTGGCTCCCGTGACAACACCCTGCTCTTGTGGGATGTGGGCACTGGACAGTGTGCAGAGAGAGCGTCAGTCTCCAGGAACCTG gTCACTCACTTGTGCTGGGTCCCCGGAGAACCTTACATACTCCAGACCTCCGAGGATAAAAGCATCAG ACTGTGGGACAGTCGGGGGCTGCAGGTAGCTCATACATTTCCCACCCAGCAGCACATCCAGACGTACTGCGAGGTCAGTGAGGATGGGCACAAGTGTGTCTCCTGCAGCAGCGGCTTTGAAGGGGAAGGCTGTGAAGCCACG CTGTGGGACCTAAGGCAGACACGGAGCAGAATCTGTGAGTACAGGGGGCACTTCCAGACCATTGCGTCCTGTATCTTTCTACCCAGAGCTTTAGCCTCGATGCCTGCAATTGCTACCTCATCACATGACTGCAAGGTGAAGATCTGGAATCAAGACACTGGAG cctgccttttcaccttgtctCTGGATGGATCAGGACCTTTGACTTCCCTGGCGGTGGCCGACACCATCTCCTTATTGTGTGTGAGTTTCAGCAGAGGAATTCACTTACTCAGGGTGGACCGCAGCCAAGGGCTGGAACTGCGGGAAGTGGCGGCATTCTGA
- the WDR31 gene encoding WD repeat-containing protein 31 isoform X2, whose protein sequence is MLLLRCHLKRALPQKVLCRLCAVMGKLQSKFKHSTYKYRPDGFIEERIQTKAFQEYSPAHMDTVSVVAALNSDLCVSGGKDKTVVAYNWRTGNVVKRFKGHEREITKIACIYKSSQFFSASRDKMVMMWDLQSSSQPRQQFSGHTMVVTGLTVSPDSSQLCTGSRDNTLLLWDVGTGQCAERASVSRNLVTHLCWVPGEPYILQTSEDKSIRLWDSRGLQVAHTFPTQQHIQTYCEVSEDGHKCVSCSSGFEGEGCEATLWDLRQTRSRICEYRGHFQTIASCIFLPRALASMPAIATSSHDCKVKIWNQDTGACLFTLSLDGSGPLTSLAVADTISLLCVSFSRGIHLLRVDRSQGLELREVAAF, encoded by the exons ATGCTGCTGCTCAGGTGCCATCTGAAACGAGCTCTTCCCCAGAAGGTCTTGTGCAGGCTCTGTGCAGTGATGGGGAAACTGCAGAGCAAATTCAAACACAGCACTTACAAATACAG GCCTGATGGATTTATCGAAGAGAGGATTCAAACCAAAGCCTTTCAAGAGTATAGCCCAGCTCACATGGATACCGTCTCTGTTGTTGCTGCTCTGAACTCAGACCTCTGTGTCTCCGGAGGAAAAGATAAG ACAGTTGTGGCCTATAACTGGAGAACTGGAAATGTGGTGAAAAGGTTCAAAGGACATGAGCGTGAAATCACCAAG atAGCGTGTATTTACAAATCAAGCCAGTTCTTCAGCGCCTCTCGCGATAAGATGGTCATGATGTGGGACTTGCAGAGCTCCTCACAGCCAAGACAGCAGTTCTCTGGCCACACCATGGTGGTCACTGGACTGACCGTGAGTCCAG ATTCATCACAACTGTGTACTGGCTCCCGTGACAACACCCTGCTCTTGTGGGATGTGGGCACTGGACAGTGTGCAGAGAGAGCGTCAGTCTCCAGGAACCTG gTCACTCACTTGTGCTGGGTCCCCGGAGAACCTTACATACTCCAGACCTCCGAGGATAAAAGCATCAG ACTGTGGGACAGTCGGGGGCTGCAGGTAGCTCATACATTTCCCACCCAGCAGCACATCCAGACGTACTGCGAGGTCAGTGAGGATGGGCACAAGTGTGTCTCCTGCAGCAGCGGCTTTGAAGGGGAAGGCTGTGAAGCCACG CTGTGGGACCTAAGGCAGACACGGAGCAGAATCTGTGAGTACAGGGGGCACTTCCAGACCATTGCGTCCTGTATCTTTCTACCCAGAGCTTTAGCCTCGATGCCTGCAATTGCTACCTCATCACATGACTGCAAGGTGAAGATCTGGAATCAAGACACTGGAG cctgccttttcaccttgtctCTGGATGGATCAGGACCTTTGACTTCCCTGGCGGTGGCCGACACCATCTCCTTATTGTGTGTGAGTTTCAGCAGAGGAATTCACTTACTCAGGGTGGACCGCAGCCAAGGGCTGGAACTGCGGGAAGTGGCGGCATTCTGA
- the WDR31 gene encoding WD repeat-containing protein 31 isoform X4 → MLLLRCHLKRALPQKVLCRLCAVMGKLQSKFKHSTYKYRPDGFIEERIQTKAFQEYSPAHMDTVSVVAALNSDLCVSGGKDKIACIYKSSQFFSASRDKMVMMWDLQSSSQPRQQFSGHTMVVTGLTVSPDSSQLCTGSRDNTLLLWDVGTGQCAERASVSRNLVTHLCWVPGEPYILQTSEDKSIRLWDSRGLQVAHTFPTQQHIQTYCEVSEDGHKCVSCSSGFEGEGCEATLWDLRQTRSRICEYRGHFQTIASCIFLPRALASMPAIATSSHDCKVKIWNQDTGACLFTLSLDGSGPLTSLAVADTISLLCVSFSRGIHLLRVDRSQGLELREVAAF, encoded by the exons ATGCTGCTGCTCAGGTGCCATCTGAAACGAGCTCTTCCCCAGAAGGTCTTGTGCAGGCTCTGTGCAGTGATGGGGAAACTGCAGAGCAAATTCAAACACAGCACTTACAAATACAG GCCTGATGGATTTATCGAAGAGAGGATTCAAACCAAAGCCTTTCAAGAGTATAGCCCAGCTCACATGGATACCGTCTCTGTTGTTGCTGCTCTGAACTCAGACCTCTGTGTCTCCGGAGGAAAAGATAAG atAGCGTGTATTTACAAATCAAGCCAGTTCTTCAGCGCCTCTCGCGATAAGATGGTCATGATGTGGGACTTGCAGAGCTCCTCACAGCCAAGACAGCAGTTCTCTGGCCACACCATGGTGGTCACTGGACTGACCGTGAGTCCAG ATTCATCACAACTGTGTACTGGCTCCCGTGACAACACCCTGCTCTTGTGGGATGTGGGCACTGGACAGTGTGCAGAGAGAGCGTCAGTCTCCAGGAACCTG gTCACTCACTTGTGCTGGGTCCCCGGAGAACCTTACATACTCCAGACCTCCGAGGATAAAAGCATCAG ACTGTGGGACAGTCGGGGGCTGCAGGTAGCTCATACATTTCCCACCCAGCAGCACATCCAGACGTACTGCGAGGTCAGTGAGGATGGGCACAAGTGTGTCTCCTGCAGCAGCGGCTTTGAAGGGGAAGGCTGTGAAGCCACG CTGTGGGACCTAAGGCAGACACGGAGCAGAATCTGTGAGTACAGGGGGCACTTCCAGACCATTGCGTCCTGTATCTTTCTACCCAGAGCTTTAGCCTCGATGCCTGCAATTGCTACCTCATCACATGACTGCAAGGTGAAGATCTGGAATCAAGACACTGGAG cctgccttttcaccttgtctCTGGATGGATCAGGACCTTTGACTTCCCTGGCGGTGGCCGACACCATCTCCTTATTGTGTGTGAGTTTCAGCAGAGGAATTCACTTACTCAGGGTGGACCGCAGCCAAGGGCTGGAACTGCGGGAAGTGGCGGCATTCTGA
- the WDR31 gene encoding WD repeat-containing protein 31 isoform X1 — protein sequence MLLLRCHLKRALPQKVLCRLCAVMGKLQSKFKHSTYKYSRPDGFIEERIQTKAFQEYSPAHMDTVSVVAALNSDLCVSGGKDKTVVAYNWRTGNVVKRFKGHEREITKIACIYKSSQFFSASRDKMVMMWDLQSSSQPRQQFSGHTMVVTGLTVSPDSSQLCTGSRDNTLLLWDVGTGQCAERASVSRNLVTHLCWVPGEPYILQTSEDKSIRLWDSRGLQVAHTFPTQQHIQTYCEVSEDGHKCVSCSSGFEGEGCEATLWDLRQTRSRICEYRGHFQTIASCIFLPRALASMPAIATSSHDCKVKIWNQDTGACLFTLSLDGSGPLTSLAVADTISLLCVSFSRGIHLLRVDRSQGLELREVAAF from the exons ATGCTGCTGCTCAGGTGCCATCTGAAACGAGCTCTTCCCCAGAAGGTCTTGTGCAGGCTCTGTGCAGTGATGGGGAAACTGCAGAGCAAATTCAAACACAGCACTTACAAATACAG CAGGCCTGATGGATTTATCGAAGAGAGGATTCAAACCAAAGCCTTTCAAGAGTATAGCCCAGCTCACATGGATACCGTCTCTGTTGTTGCTGCTCTGAACTCAGACCTCTGTGTCTCCGGAGGAAAAGATAAG ACAGTTGTGGCCTATAACTGGAGAACTGGAAATGTGGTGAAAAGGTTCAAAGGACATGAGCGTGAAATCACCAAG atAGCGTGTATTTACAAATCAAGCCAGTTCTTCAGCGCCTCTCGCGATAAGATGGTCATGATGTGGGACTTGCAGAGCTCCTCACAGCCAAGACAGCAGTTCTCTGGCCACACCATGGTGGTCACTGGACTGACCGTGAGTCCAG ATTCATCACAACTGTGTACTGGCTCCCGTGACAACACCCTGCTCTTGTGGGATGTGGGCACTGGACAGTGTGCAGAGAGAGCGTCAGTCTCCAGGAACCTG gTCACTCACTTGTGCTGGGTCCCCGGAGAACCTTACATACTCCAGACCTCCGAGGATAAAAGCATCAG ACTGTGGGACAGTCGGGGGCTGCAGGTAGCTCATACATTTCCCACCCAGCAGCACATCCAGACGTACTGCGAGGTCAGTGAGGATGGGCACAAGTGTGTCTCCTGCAGCAGCGGCTTTGAAGGGGAAGGCTGTGAAGCCACG CTGTGGGACCTAAGGCAGACACGGAGCAGAATCTGTGAGTACAGGGGGCACTTCCAGACCATTGCGTCCTGTATCTTTCTACCCAGAGCTTTAGCCTCGATGCCTGCAATTGCTACCTCATCACATGACTGCAAGGTGAAGATCTGGAATCAAGACACTGGAG cctgccttttcaccttgtctCTGGATGGATCAGGACCTTTGACTTCCCTGGCGGTGGCCGACACCATCTCCTTATTGTGTGTGAGTTTCAGCAGAGGAATTCACTTACTCAGGGTGGACCGCAGCCAAGGGCTGGAACTGCGGGAAGTGGCGGCATTCTGA